One genomic segment of [Phormidium] sp. ETS-05 includes these proteins:
- a CDS encoding M48 family metallopeptidase has protein sequence MMNRLPLIARRFWHRGWFYPLISLVVALGLGVGSSLPASAFDWGDLIGPGIQVIQLSNMSDRQEVELGKQIDEQVKGEYQMYRDPEITAYIEEIGKRLVAQSNRSKLPFTFQVVNDDAINAFATAGGFVYVNTGLLKAADTEAEVAGVVAHEIGHITNKHVLKQIRQSVIAGGLADAAGLDRNTVVNLGFEFGIRRPRSRQHEFEADSTGLELVVRSGYAPSGMISFFQKLLSGGSVPTLLSTHPATQDRITRLQQEINQKYPQTANSVQGMNRAAYRQRISKLL, from the coding sequence ATGATGAATAGATTACCATTGATTGCGCGCCGCTTTTGGCATCGCGGCTGGTTTTACCCCCTGATTTCCCTGGTGGTAGCTTTGGGGTTGGGGGTGGGTTCGTCGCTTCCCGCATCGGCTTTTGACTGGGGGGACCTCATCGGGCCGGGGATTCAGGTGATCCAGTTATCGAATATGTCCGATCGTCAGGAAGTAGAACTGGGAAAACAGATTGACGAGCAGGTAAAAGGCGAGTATCAAATGTATCGGGACCCGGAAATCACCGCCTACATTGAGGAAATAGGCAAACGGTTGGTCGCTCAAAGCAACCGGTCCAAGCTGCCTTTTACCTTTCAAGTGGTCAACGATGATGCCATCAACGCCTTTGCTACCGCTGGCGGTTTTGTGTATGTTAACACCGGCTTGCTCAAAGCTGCTGATACAGAAGCGGAAGTGGCTGGGGTTGTTGCTCACGAAATTGGCCATATCACCAATAAGCATGTCCTCAAGCAAATTCGCCAAAGTGTCATCGCTGGCGGTTTAGCCGATGCAGCGGGTTTGGACCGCAACACTGTAGTAAACCTCGGCTTTGAATTTGGTATCCGCCGTCCCAGAAGCCGCCAACACGAGTTTGAAGCGGACAGCACTGGTTTGGAGCTGGTGGTACGATCGGGCTATGCTCCTTCCGGGATGATTAGCTTTTTCCAAAAACTCCTCAGTGGCGGTTCCGTCCCCACCCTTCTGAGTACCCACCCCGCCACCCAGGACCGCATCACCCGCTTACAGCAAGAAATTAACCAAAAATACCCCCAAACTGCCAACAGCGTTCAAGGCATGAACCGCGCCGCTTACCGCCAAAGAATCAGCAAATTGCTGTAA
- a CDS encoding metal-dependent hydrolase: MSSFFGHSLAAFTIYSLKKPAATTSWHRPLWLSWLVMIALAPDLDHFIPFLHQSRHQEIRITHSLIGVLFLPLITIIILLICGHRGRNLKNRSLQLICTGLSHIILDLLVGVVGLHLLWPFNWKLFKLPFGIFPSAGKLSLTNYYLYENLFIEAGIVLPLFYLIYLAFQGKSTLINKKWSIICIAIIGSIFMMWGASLSR, from the coding sequence ATGTCTTCCTTTTTCGGCCATAGTCTGGCTGCCTTTACCATTTATTCCCTGAAAAAACCCGCCGCTACCACATCATGGCATCGGCCCTTGTGGTTATCCTGGCTGGTGATGATTGCTCTCGCTCCCGACCTAGACCACTTTATCCCCTTCCTCCATCAATCCCGTCACCAAGAAATCAGAATCACTCATTCCCTCATCGGCGTTCTGTTTCTACCTTTAATTACCATAATTATTCTGCTCATTTGCGGCCATAGGGGCAGAAATTTAAAAAATCGCAGTCTTCAACTCATCTGCACCGGTTTATCTCACATAATTCTCGATTTACTCGTAGGCGTCGTAGGGTTACACTTGTTATGGCCTTTTAACTGGAAACTTTTTAAATTGCCCTTTGGCATTTTCCCCAGTGCCGGGAAATTATCCTTGACCAATTATTATTTATATGAAAATTTATTTATAGAAGCCGGGATAGTCCTGCCCCTATTCTATTTGATTTATTTAGCTTTTCAAGGCAAAAGTACATTAATTAATAAAAAATGGTCAATCATCTGTATAGCTATAATTGGCAGCATTTTTATGATGTGGGGAGCCAGTTTATCTCGTTAA
- a CDS encoding DUF4330 domain-containing protein: MRILDSQGRLFGKISVLDLGAALVILMVIVGIFFVPGTTGSVAQVNVTTKPVEVDLIVRGLSVRDPQGLLQQFRDRGKTNIIIRNQPYGEVDVIKIEQQQRTLAVTQPDGTLKAMPDPRQEESFSTNLFMTLGGKAQITNDGPVLGNSKLKIGTPVELEGPTYNFNASVIDVRIK, translated from the coding sequence ATGAGAATTTTGGATTCCCAAGGTCGTTTGTTCGGTAAAATCAGTGTTTTAGACTTGGGTGCTGCCTTGGTGATTCTGATGGTGATTGTGGGGATATTTTTCGTTCCCGGCACCACTGGTAGTGTAGCACAGGTCAATGTCACCACGAAACCGGTGGAGGTGGACCTCATCGTGCGGGGTCTGAGTGTGCGGGACCCCCAGGGTCTGCTCCAGCAGTTTCGCGATCGGGGCAAAACCAACATCATCATCCGTAACCAACCTTACGGCGAGGTGGATGTGATCAAGATAGAGCAACAGCAGCGCACCTTGGCAGTGACACAGCCTGATGGCACCCTCAAGGCTATGCCAGACCCCAGACAGGAAGAGTCTTTCAGCACGAATTTGTTTATGACTTTGGGGGGTAAAGCCCAAATTACCAATGATGGGCCAGTTTTAGGTAACAGCAAGCTGAAAATCGGCACGCCGGTGGAGCTGGAAGGCCCAACCTACAATTTTAATGCCAGCGTGATCGATGTGAGAATCAAGTGA
- a CDS encoding pseudouridine synthase → MKERLQKILSQWGIASRRQAEQMILAGRVKLNGQIAQIGQSASTDSDRIEVDGQLVQPNHRPQLVYLLLHKPAGVVTSCADPQGRPTVLDLLPPALRQSQGIHPVGRLDFESTGALILTNDGNLTFRLTHPKHAIPKTYEVWVQGCPPPSVLAAWRQGVLLDDRKTLPARVQVLKSVREEKTLLEITISEGRNRQIRRVADKLGYPVIQLHRCAIGPLQLARPAKAIPKGAPDRALELPCGRYRHLTSEEIHLLQNPINLTFDRRDATRE, encoded by the coding sequence ATGAAGGAAAGGCTGCAAAAAATCCTATCCCAGTGGGGCATTGCCTCCCGCCGTCAGGCAGAACAAATGATTTTAGCCGGACGGGTGAAGCTGAATGGCCAAATCGCCCAGATTGGCCAAAGTGCCTCTACCGACTCCGATCGGATAGAAGTAGATGGCCAGCTAGTCCAACCCAACCATCGTCCCCAGCTAGTATATCTGCTACTGCACAAACCAGCCGGGGTGGTGACATCCTGCGCCGACCCCCAAGGTCGCCCCACCGTATTGGACCTCTTACCCCCCGCACTACGCCAATCCCAAGGGATTCACCCTGTGGGACGCTTAGACTTTGAATCCACCGGAGCATTAATCCTGACTAATGATGGCAACCTGACTTTCCGCCTGACACATCCCAAACATGCCATACCCAAAACCTATGAAGTTTGGGTGCAGGGGTGCCCGCCGCCATCAGTTTTGGCAGCTTGGCGTCAGGGAGTCCTCCTCGATGACAGAAAAACTCTCCCAGCGCGAGTGCAAGTCCTCAAAAGCGTCAGGGAGGAAAAAACCCTCTTGGAAATCACCATCTCAGAAGGCCGCAATCGGCAAATTCGGCGGGTGGCAGATAAGCTAGGATACCCAGTGATACAACTGCATCGCTGTGCGATCGGACCGCTACAGCTAGCCCGTCCAGCAAAGGCCATCCCAAAAGGAGCGCCAGACCGGGCTCTAGAGCTGCCCTGCGGTCGCTACCGCCACCTTACCTCCGAGGAGATTCATTTGTTACAAAATCCAATTAATCTAACCTTCGACCGTAGAGATGCGACCAGAGAATGA
- a CDS encoding protein kinase produces MYWQPGQKLKTRPYQIEATIGQGGFGVTYKARHLELQHQVVLKTPNAMLRNDPAYPRFEERFRKEGQMLAQLSQQAHPSIVRVSDLFTEDDIPCLVMDLVPGDKL; encoded by the coding sequence GTGTATTGGCAACCCGGACAGAAACTCAAAACTCGACCCTATCAAATTGAAGCCACGATCGGGCAAGGCGGTTTCGGCGTCACCTACAAAGCGCGACATCTGGAGCTACAGCATCAAGTAGTGCTGAAAACCCCCAACGCCATGCTCCGCAACGACCCCGCCTATCCCAGATTTGAAGAGCGTTTTCGCAAAGAAGGGCAAATGCTGGCCCAACTGAGCCAACAAGCTCATCCTTCCATTGTGCGGGTCAGCGACTTATTTACCGAAGACGATATCCCCTGTTTAGTGATGGATTTGGTGCCGGGAGATAAGTTATGA
- a CDS encoding DUF433 domain-containing protein: MKIFHATEILKTPCPYQTLSTVAFRSNYINFHPPRNMTKESNQPEVIIRTERGLTISGTRITLDDVMDYLTFEYPPKYIRDAFNLTDEQLSAVLSYIEAHRVEVEAEYREVLKMAEEIQLYWEERNRDRLAKIAAAPPRPGYEAVRVKLIERRMRRSAGKKL, encoded by the coding sequence ATGAAGATTTTTCATGCCACCGAAATATTAAAGACGCCGTGCCCCTACCAAACCTTATCTACTGTTGCCTTTCGCTCTAATTATATCAATTTCCATCCTCCAAGGAATATGACCAAAGAATCTAATCAGCCAGAGGTAATTATCCGTACCGAAAGGGGACTGACGATTTCAGGCACCCGCATTACTCTGGATGACGTGATGGATTATCTCACCTTCGAGTATCCACCCAAGTACATTCGCGATGCCTTCAACCTGACTGACGAGCAACTCTCAGCCGTTCTTTCCTATATTGAAGCCCATCGAGTAGAGGTGGAGGCAGAGTATCGGGAAGTTTTGAAGATGGCAGAAGAGATTCAACTATATTGGGAGGAACGCAACCGCGATCGTTTAGCTAAAATTGCTGCTGCCCCTCCCCGTCCGGGATATGAAGCGGTTAGAGTCAAGCTGATAGAACGGAGAATGCGGCGGTCAGCGGGCAAAAAATTGTAA
- a CDS encoding DUF2993 domain-containing protein: protein MSSSAELKKSPTPELVALPNAGLVGKALSKALQVWLRSLLDDVTSIDIRIGGRNRQILTGNIPQVYVAAQNACYRGLHLSTIYLQGGSVSLNIKQILKGEPLRLLEPVPVAAEFSILQPDLNRSLSASILADAIRDAVLSQLPLPPQPPDQTLQITLGTGKIALSGIWLKAPDALELVPAVFHTGLTLADGHTLHFVKPYFQSSSPNLPVLDDIYIDLGSDITLDELTITPSQLAGRGGFVVMS, encoded by the coding sequence ATGAGTTCTTCTGCTGAGTTGAAAAAATCTCCCACCCCAGAGCTGGTAGCGCTTCCTAATGCTGGGTTGGTGGGCAAGGCATTGTCCAAAGCCTTGCAAGTCTGGCTCCGATCGCTCCTAGACGATGTTACCTCCATTGACATCCGCATCGGCGGTCGCAACCGCCAAATCCTCACTGGCAACATCCCCCAGGTATATGTAGCCGCCCAGAATGCTTGTTATCGCGGGCTACACCTTAGCACCATTTACCTTCAAGGTGGCAGTGTCAGCCTCAATATCAAACAAATCCTCAAAGGAGAACCCCTCCGCCTCCTGGAACCGGTCCCCGTAGCGGCGGAATTTTCCATTCTCCAGCCAGACCTGAATCGCAGCCTCTCTGCCTCGATATTAGCTGATGCCATCCGGGATGCTGTACTCTCCCAACTCCCCCTCCCCCCGCAACCACCAGACCAAACCCTGCAAATCACCCTCGGCACGGGTAAAATTGCCTTGAGCGGTATTTGGCTTAAGGCTCCCGATGCCCTGGAACTGGTCCCCGCAGTATTCCACACTGGTTTAACTCTGGCTGATGGGCATACACTGCATTTTGTCAAGCCCTATTTCCAAAGTTCTTCACCAAATCTCCCAGTTTTAGATGACATCTATATTGACTTGGGCTCGGATATCACCCTGGATGAGTTAACCATCACTCCCAGTCAGTTAGCCGGTCGGGGGGGTTTTGTGGTGATGTCTTGA
- a CDS encoding DUF1995 family protein, whose amino-acid sequence MVAIPQTLDEALAQAQTATAAALADGYQRLQVEILIPELKVQAIAEQFIPFLAEKHGDRLKVYFPDPGAAALARRDWGETPYVVRGMTELKGQIQPEDEMFLFIEPSAVEVADLEKMCQTAGERPVVLLLPKLESIATVGIGVAGRQLRERFLNTLETCYYLRPLEGAAVFRCYPSPWQVWLEKGDSYELLTETSEKPAGEALEAILAGATDSNSATTPDQPPTPAPKKPGFMTNLQRFLRALTQ is encoded by the coding sequence ATGGTGGCAATTCCTCAAACTTTAGATGAAGCCCTCGCCCAAGCCCAAACCGCTACAGCAGCGGCCCTAGCGGACGGATACCAACGGCTGCAGGTAGAAATCCTGATTCCCGAGCTGAAAGTACAGGCGATCGCCGAGCAATTTATCCCCTTTCTCGCCGAAAAGCATGGCGATCGCCTGAAAGTATATTTCCCGGACCCTGGAGCAGCGGCTTTGGCTCGCCGGGACTGGGGGGAAACACCCTATGTGGTGCGGGGAATGACCGAACTCAAGGGACAAATACAGCCAGAGGATGAAATGTTCCTGTTTATCGAACCTTCGGCGGTAGAAGTAGCAGACTTAGAAAAAATGTGTCAAACGGCGGGGGAACGACCCGTGGTGTTACTCCTGCCTAAACTAGAAAGCATTGCCACCGTGGGTATCGGTGTCGCCGGAAGGCAGTTACGGGAACGTTTCCTCAATACTCTGGAAACCTGCTACTACCTCCGTCCCCTGGAAGGTGCGGCGGTATTCCGTTGCTACCCCTCCCCCTGGCAAGTGTGGCTGGAAAAGGGGGATAGTTACGAGCTACTGACGGAAACTTCGGAAAAACCCGCCGGGGAAGCGTTAGAAGCAATTCTCGCCGGAGCCACGGATAGTAACTCCGCCACTACACCGGACCAACCCCCCACACCGGCGCCGAAAAAACCTGGTTTTATGACTAATTTGCAACGGTTTTTGCGTGCGCTCACCCAGTAA
- a CDS encoding type II toxin-antitoxin system RelE/ParE family toxin, whose amino-acid sequence MRALRITAPASQDLEEISEYFLEKSIEAGDRFVQKFTQKCQHLARFPYVGKSYAEIRPGLRGILLMGYIVFYQLVEDDIEILRVVSGYRNLQDIFQNE is encoded by the coding sequence ATGAGAGCATTACGGATAACGGCTCCCGCTAGCCAAGACTTGGAAGAAATTTCTGAGTATTTTCTGGAAAAAAGCATTGAGGCAGGCGATCGCTTCGTCCAAAAATTTACCCAAAAGTGCCAACACCTTGCAAGATTCCCTTATGTTGGCAAGTCCTACGCTGAAATCAGACCTGGTTTGCGAGGAATTTTGCTGATGGGCTACATCGTCTTTTATCAACTTGTGGAAGATGATATAGAAATTCTCCGCGTTGTTAGTGGATATCGCAATTTACAGGATATTTTTCAGAATGAATAA
- a CDS encoding metallophosphoesterase has product MRENNQRRIFIGDVHGHYDGLMMLMEKIAPGAEDQIYFVGDLIDRGPKSSQVVQFVRDNAYPCVLGNHEHLLLDAFRNNQVHHPALQAWLHSGGQNTVASYKDAAALLADVEWLRTLPLNIDLGDIWLVHAGVHPQLAIEDQGPEDFCWIRGPFHRMTQPYFPNKLIIIGHTITFTLPEVEPGLLAKGQGWLGIETGAYHPKSGWLSGLDITNRQVYQVNVFSQQTRIVPLRQAAKTIQPEMLAAR; this is encoded by the coding sequence ATGCGGGAAAACAATCAAAGGCGGATTTTTATCGGTGACGTGCATGGGCATTATGATGGGCTGATGATGCTCATGGAGAAAATAGCGCCTGGGGCTGAAGACCAAATCTATTTTGTGGGCGACCTCATCGATCGGGGTCCAAAAAGCTCCCAAGTGGTTCAGTTTGTCCGAGATAATGCCTACCCCTGCGTTCTGGGAAATCACGAACACCTGCTCCTCGACGCTTTCCGCAATAACCAAGTTCATCACCCCGCCTTGCAAGCATGGCTCCACAGCGGCGGTCAAAATACTGTCGCCAGTTATAAAGACGCCGCCGCTCTCCTGGCTGATGTGGAGTGGTTGCGCACCCTCCCCCTCAACATCGACCTCGGCGACATCTGGTTAGTCCACGCCGGGGTCCATCCTCAGCTAGCCATAGAAGACCAAGGCCCAGAAGACTTTTGCTGGATTCGCGGACCCTTTCACCGCATGACCCAGCCCTATTTTCCCAACAAACTGATTATTATCGGTCATACCATCACCTTTACCCTTCCCGAAGTCGAACCCGGGCTGCTCGCCAAAGGACAAGGATGGCTGGGGATTGAAACTGGCGCCTATCATCCTAAAAGTGGTTGGTTAAGTGGTTTGGATATTACCAACCGCCAGGTTTATCAAGTGAATGTGTTTAGTCAGCAAACCCGCATTGTTCCCCTCCGCCAAGCGGCGAAAACTATTCAGCCAGAAATGCTCGCCGCTCGTTAA
- a CDS encoding RodZ domain-containing protein, translating into MFEKTKNKHIVNFDQERADKLAELGSKLHDLRVEKCLSIDEVAAHTMIRRKQLEAIEEGRLDRLPEPVYIRGFIFRFANALGMDGYALAQEFPLDQERRQRKFYLGDLLVVFRLRPLHLYLVYVLLILFSVKGLSQQLSQSALPPVARQGNIPESPEAPKDLEPATLPKPNQGKPPGKPAVAKETLPSKADKPVRVGLTFKEQSWIRIVADGKTEFEGTLPSGTERTWEANEQVVVLAGNAGGVLLTVNNGQADPVVLNNGKAQQMGEPYTVQEVTIKAKNPRS; encoded by the coding sequence ATGTTTGAGAAAACTAAGAATAAGCATATAGTCAACTTTGACCAAGAACGGGCGGACAAACTGGCAGAACTGGGGAGCAAATTGCACGACCTGCGCGTGGAAAAGTGCCTCTCGATTGATGAAGTGGCCGCCCATACCATGATTCGGCGGAAACAACTAGAGGCGATCGAAGAAGGGAGACTCGATCGGCTCCCAGAGCCAGTGTATATCAGAGGATTTATCTTCCGATTCGCCAATGCCTTGGGTATGGACGGATATGCTTTAGCCCAAGAATTTCCCTTAGACCAAGAGCGGCGCCAACGCAAGTTTTACCTAGGCGATTTGCTGGTTGTCTTTAGACTGCGACCTTTGCACCTCTACCTAGTTTATGTCTTGTTGATTTTATTCTCAGTTAAGGGATTATCCCAGCAACTGAGCCAAAGCGCCCTCCCACCGGTAGCAAGACAAGGAAATATCCCAGAATCGCCCGAAGCCCCCAAGGACCTAGAGCCCGCGACGCTCCCCAAACCCAACCAGGGAAAACCCCCAGGGAAACCAGCGGTAGCAAAAGAGACGTTGCCATCGAAGGCGGACAAACCAGTGCGGGTAGGACTAACTTTCAAGGAACAATCCTGGATTCGGATTGTAGCCGATGGGAAAACCGAGTTTGAAGGTACATTACCCTCTGGTACTGAACGCACTTGGGAAGCCAACGAGCAAGTGGTAGTCTTGGCAGGTAATGCTGGTGGCGTTCTGCTCACTGTCAACAATGGACAAGCCGATCCAGTTGTTCTGAATAACGGCAAAGCGCAACAAATGGGAGAGCCTTACACAGTGCAAGAGGTGACGATTAAAGCGAAAAATCCCCGATCGTAA
- a CDS encoding DUF167 domain-containing protein gives MPLIQVKVKPNSKQQKITLEPDGSLTVQLKSPPVDGKANQELIAILAEQFQVPKSQINIKFGHSSKTKLIEY, from the coding sequence ATGCCACTCATCCAAGTCAAAGTTAAACCCAACTCCAAACAACAAAAAATTACATTAGAACCCGATGGCAGCCTGACAGTACAGCTCAAATCCCCCCCCGTGGATGGCAAAGCCAATCAAGAACTAATCGCCATCCTCGCCGAACAATTCCAAGTCCCCAAATCCCAAATTAACATCAAATTCGGTCACAGTTCCAAAACCAAACTAATCGAATATTGA
- a CDS encoding DUF4926 domain-containing protein gives MNPIKLHDLVAITENIKTQRLMSPEEIILPRGQVGTVVEEYNNGTAFEVEFSDVNGQTYALVSLTTAQIMLLYPDSSNLSLTY, from the coding sequence ATGAATCCAATTAAATTACATGATTTAGTGGCAATTACAGAAAATATTAAAACCCAGCGGCTTATGAGTCCAGAAGAAATTATCTTACCCAGAGGGCAAGTGGGTACAGTTGTTGAAGAATATAATAATGGCACCGCTTTTGAAGTCGAATTTTCCGATGTGAATGGTCAAACTTATGCGTTAGTTTCTTTGACCACAGCCCAAATTATGTTACTTTACCCTGACTCTTCTAATCTTAGTTTGACTTATTAA
- a CDS encoding WD40 repeat domain-containing protein, with protein MTTSLLDLRGYFILPEMKAQGMVRRLGRGVIIKVIPLNQELTIVIASGGATLFNLRTGEALWEIDCPAYSGAVTADGRLLALNRNKDIYLWDLTTGKFLRQLTRHTDYVSSLVFSPDGQTLASGSKDNTVRLWDVAMGRELRQLQGHTGDVNRVSFSPDGQTLASGSWGTVRLWDVATGQELRQLQGHISGVFSISFSPDGQTLASGGWDSTVRLWDVATGQELRQLNGHTSSVRSVVFSPDGKTLASGGWDSTVRLWDVATGRELRQLQGHTGDVLSVSFSPDGQTLASGSLDNTVRLWDVATGRELRQLNGHTGFVLSVVFSGDGLLASGSSDGVVRLWRL; from the coding sequence ATGACAACATCATTATTGGATTTACGCGGCTATTTTATCCTGCCAGAAATGAAAGCCCAGGGTATGGTGCGCCGACTGGGACGGGGAGTAATCATAAAAGTGATTCCCCTGAACCAGGAATTAACCATAGTCATTGCTAGTGGCGGTGCAACTCTATTTAACCTGCGGACAGGGGAAGCCCTCTGGGAAATTGACTGTCCTGCTTATAGCGGGGCGGTGACTGCTGACGGGCGGCTGTTGGCTTTAAATAGAAACAAAGATATTTATCTGTGGGATTTAACTACTGGAAAGTTCCTCCGTCAACTCACCAGACATACAGACTATGTGTCTAGCCTAGTCTTCAGTCCAGATGGTCAAACCCTGGCTTCTGGGAGTAAGGATAATACAGTGCGACTGTGGGATGTGGCGATGGGACGGGAACTGCGCCAACTCCAGGGACATACAGGCGATGTGAATAGGGTCAGCTTCAGTCCAGATGGTCAAACCCTGGCTTCTGGAAGTTGGGGTACTGTGCGGCTATGGGATGTGGCTACGGGACAGGAACTGCGCCAACTCCAGGGACATATAAGCGGTGTGTTCAGCATCAGCTTTAGTCCAGATGGTCAAACCCTGGCTTCTGGGGGTTGGGATAGTACAGTACGACTGTGGGATGTGGCTACGGGACAGGAACTGCGCCAACTCAACGGACATACAAGCAGTGTGAGAAGCGTAGTCTTCAGTCCTGATGGTAAAACCCTGGCTTCTGGGGGTTGGGATAGTACAGTACGACTGTGGGATGTGGCGACGGGACGGGAACTGCGCCAACTCCAGGGACATACAGGCGATGTGTTAAGCGTCAGCTTCAGTCCTGATGGTCAAACCCTGGCTTCTGGGAGTTTGGATAACACAGTCCGACTGTGGGATGTGGCGACGGGACGGGAATTGCGCCAGCTCAACGGACATACAGGCTTTGTGTTGAGCGTAGTCTTCAGTGGAGATGGTCTTCTGGCTTCTGGGAGTTCGGATGGTGTGGTGCGGTTGTGGCGGTTGTAG